A genomic window from Pseudomonas argentinensis includes:
- a CDS encoding OprD family porin, with protein MNRSYLGLLAVTACCVSPQPLAAGDEQVKSAGFIGDATWSLLNRSVYENRDYRNGGRSNGARNAYKPRDSRNGYAEEWGYGMQGEVKSGFTQGTVGFGLDGHLYLSHKLDGGGGRAGKMRHMPVDNDGYDQNDAARGGAAVKARLSSTWVRYGEQRVKTPIFSSSDSRLLPETHTGWFIDSREIDDLVLTGGHFTGSADRNSRSNNNPLIINYADPSRPLGNAFSFVGGSYTGVPALSLSLYGGELEDSWRTGYLGVNYIHAFDDERALSADLNLYRSSDIGQALAGRVSNTTASLLLSYSEGFHKIALGYQKVDGDSPFDYVTRGAIWLGNAVQLSDFNAPNERSWQLAYTYDMAALGLPGLSAGAAYVRGSGIDGSDVDPKGSYAWLGYGKGGKHWERDLNLRYVVQSGTLEGLNVLLRQSVHRGNAAQAEGDTDQLRLAVEYPLTGRF; from the coding sequence GTGAACAGGTCATATCTAGGTTTGCTTGCCGTAACGGCATGCTGCGTTTCACCCCAGCCCTTGGCAGCTGGCGACGAGCAGGTCAAAAGTGCCGGCTTTATCGGCGATGCCACCTGGAGCCTGCTCAATCGCAGTGTGTACGAGAATCGCGACTATCGAAATGGCGGGCGCAGCAATGGCGCACGCAACGCCTACAAGCCGCGTGACAGCCGCAACGGTTATGCCGAGGAGTGGGGCTACGGCATGCAGGGCGAGGTGAAGTCCGGATTCACCCAGGGCACCGTGGGTTTCGGGCTCGATGGCCATCTGTACCTGTCACACAAGCTCGATGGCGGCGGCGGTCGCGCGGGCAAGATGCGTCACATGCCGGTGGACAACGACGGTTATGATCAGAACGACGCTGCGCGCGGTGGCGCAGCCGTCAAGGCGCGCCTGTCATCGACCTGGGTGCGCTACGGCGAGCAACGGGTCAAGACGCCGATCTTTTCCTCGTCGGATAGCCGTCTGCTGCCGGAAACCCATACCGGCTGGTTTATCGACAGCCGCGAAATCGATGACCTGGTGTTGACCGGCGGGCACTTCACCGGCTCGGCGGATCGCAATTCGCGCAGCAACAACAATCCACTGATCATCAACTACGCAGACCCCAGCCGGCCACTGGGCAACGCGTTCAGCTTCGTGGGCGGCTCCTATACGGGCGTGCCGGCACTGTCGCTGAGCCTCTACGGTGGTGAGCTGGAAGACAGCTGGCGTACGGGTTACCTGGGCGTCAACTACATCCATGCCTTCGATGACGAGCGAGCGCTGAGCGCCGATCTCAATCTCTACCGCAGCAGCGACATCGGTCAGGCGCTGGCCGGCCGGGTGTCCAATACCACCGCCAGTTTGCTGCTGAGCTACAGCGAGGGCTTTCACAAGATCGCCCTGGGCTACCAGAAGGTCGATGGCGACAGTCCCTTCGATTACGTGACCCGCGGTGCCATCTGGCTGGGCAATGCCGTGCAACTTTCCGACTTCAACGCGCCCAATGAGCGATCCTGGCAGTTGGCCTATACCTACGACATGGCCGCTCTCGGCCTCCCCGGGCTCAGCGCCGGCGCTGCCTATGTGCGTGGCAGCGGCATCGACGGCAGCGACGTGGACCCCAAGGGCAGTTACGCCTGGCTGGGCTACGGCAAGGGCGGCAAGCACTGGGAGCGCGATCTCAACCTGCGCTATGTGGTGCAGTCCGGCACCCTGGAAGGGCTCAACGTGCTGCTGCGCCAGAGCGTGCACCGCGGCAACGCGGCGCAGGCGGAGGGCGACACGGATCAGCTGCGGCTGGCGGTCGAGTACCCGCTGACTGGCCGATTCTGA
- a CDS encoding benzoate/H(+) symporter BenE family transporter has protein sequence MRESSQTRLRPLADTSTSAVVAGFIGMLTGYTSSLVLMFQAGQAAGLTSGQISSWIWALSIGMAVTCIGLSLRYRAPVMVAWSTPGAALLITSLPGVPYGEAIGAYILCSALILACGLTGSFDRIMRRIPGSIAAALLAGVLFKIALEICVAAEQQPLLVIAMLFTYLLGKRLQPRYAVLAALVVGCVLAGMLGLLNFSQFELQLATPEWTTPSFSIAAAISIGIPLFIVAMASQNLPGMAVLRANGYDVPASPLLNTTSLVSVLMAPFGSHGIHMAAISAAICAGPEAHEDPRKRYTAAVWCGIFYGIAGLFGATLAALFAALPKALILSVAALALFASIIGGLTQAMGEPREREAALITFLVTASGMTLFGVGSAFWGIVAGLLTLLLLNGGKRGA, from the coding sequence ATGCGCGAGAGCAGCCAAACGCGCCTGCGCCCGCTGGCCGACACCTCCACCTCTGCGGTGGTTGCCGGGTTCATCGGCATGCTCACCGGCTATACCAGTTCCCTGGTGCTGATGTTCCAGGCGGGCCAGGCCGCCGGATTGACCAGCGGACAGATTTCCTCGTGGATCTGGGCGCTGTCGATCGGCATGGCGGTGACCTGCATCGGCCTGTCGCTGCGCTACCGCGCCCCGGTGATGGTCGCCTGGTCGACGCCGGGCGCGGCGCTGCTGATCACCAGCCTGCCCGGCGTGCCCTACGGCGAGGCGATCGGCGCCTATATCCTCTGTTCGGCGCTGATTCTGGCGTGCGGGCTGACCGGCAGTTTCGACCGCATCATGCGCCGCATTCCCGGCTCCATCGCCGCGGCGCTGCTGGCCGGCGTACTGTTCAAGATCGCCCTGGAAATCTGCGTGGCGGCCGAGCAGCAACCACTGCTGGTGATCGCCATGCTGTTCACCTACCTGCTGGGCAAGCGCCTGCAGCCGCGCTACGCCGTGCTGGCCGCGCTGGTGGTCGGCTGCGTGCTGGCCGGTATGCTGGGGCTGCTGAATTTCTCCCAGTTCGAGCTGCAACTGGCCACCCCCGAGTGGACCACACCGAGCTTCTCCATCGCCGCGGCGATCAGTATCGGCATCCCGCTGTTCATCGTTGCCATGGCATCGCAGAACCTGCCGGGCATGGCGGTGCTGCGCGCCAACGGTTACGACGTACCGGCGTCGCCCCTGCTCAACACTACCAGCCTGGTGTCGGTCCTGATGGCGCCCTTCGGCTCCCATGGCATCCATATGGCCGCCATCAGCGCGGCCATCTGCGCCGGTCCGGAAGCCCATGAGGATCCGCGCAAGCGCTACACCGCCGCGGTCTGGTGCGGGATCTTCTACGGCATCGCCGGGCTGTTCGGTGCCACCCTCGCCGCCCTGTTCGCCGCCCTGCCCAAGGCGCTGATCCTGTCGGTGGCCGCCCTGGCGCTGTTCGCCTCGATCATCGGCGGCCTGACCCAGGCCATGGGCGAACCCCGGGAACGCGAAGCGGCGCTGATCACCTTTCTGGTCACCGCTTCGGGCATGACCCTGTTCGGGGTCGGCTCGGCGTTCTGGGGAATCGTCGCCGGGTTGCTGACGCTGCTGCTGCTCAATGGCGGGAAGCGCGGTGCCTGA
- a CDS encoding NADP-dependent oxidoreductase, giving the protein MSTQLNRQFLLAKRPSGMVSRDTFDYVEKPVGEPGNGQILVKNRYLSLDPAMRGWMNEGKSYIAPVGLGDVMRALGVGEVVASNHPDYSVGDHVNGALGVQDYFLGEPKGFYKVDPKRAPLPVYLSALGMTGMTAYFALLDVGAPKAGDTVVLSGAAGAVGSIAGQIAKLKGCRVIGIAGGREKCAYLIDELGFDAAIDYKSEDLPEALKRECPKGVDVYFDNVGGDTLDAVLGRLAPKARIVICGAISQYNNKEAVKGPANHLSLLVNRARMEGFVVMDHAANFASAAAEIGGWLASGQIKSREHVVEGLETFPETLLKLFKGENFGKLVLKV; this is encoded by the coding sequence ATGTCCACTCAGCTCAACCGTCAGTTTCTGCTCGCCAAACGCCCCAGCGGCATGGTCAGCCGCGATACGTTCGATTACGTGGAAAAACCGGTCGGCGAACCGGGCAATGGGCAGATCCTGGTCAAGAACCGCTACCTGTCGCTGGACCCGGCCATGCGCGGCTGGATGAACGAAGGCAAGTCCTATATCGCGCCAGTGGGCCTGGGCGACGTGATGCGCGCCCTCGGCGTCGGTGAGGTGGTGGCCTCCAACCACCCGGATTACTCCGTTGGCGATCACGTCAATGGGGCCCTCGGCGTGCAGGACTATTTTCTCGGCGAGCCCAAGGGCTTCTACAAGGTCGACCCCAAGCGCGCGCCGCTGCCGGTGTACCTGTCGGCCCTCGGCATGACCGGCATGACCGCCTACTTCGCCCTGCTCGATGTCGGCGCACCGAAAGCCGGTGACACCGTGGTGCTGTCCGGCGCCGCCGGCGCGGTGGGCAGCATTGCCGGGCAGATCGCCAAGCTCAAGGGCTGCCGGGTGATCGGCATCGCCGGCGGCAGGGAGAAATGCGCCTACCTGATCGACGAGCTGGGTTTCGATGCGGCCATCGATTACAAAAGCGAAGACCTGCCTGAAGCCCTCAAGCGCGAATGCCCCAAGGGCGTCGACGTGTATTTCGACAACGTCGGTGGCGACACCCTCGATGCCGTACTCGGCCGCTTGGCGCCCAAGGCGCGTATCGTCATCTGCGGGGCGATCAGCCAGTACAACAACAAGGAAGCGGTCAAGGGCCCGGCCAATCACCTGTCCCTGCTGGTCAATCGCGCACGCATGGAGGGCTTCGTGGTCATGGATCACGCCGCCAACTTCGCCAGCGCCGCGGCGGAAATCGGCGGCTGGCTGGCCAGCGGCCAGATCAAGTCCAGGGAGCACGTCGTCGAGGGCCTGGAAACCTTCCCGGAAACCCTGCTCAAGCTGTTCAAGGGCGAGAACTTCGGCAAGTTGGTACTCAAGGTCTGA
- a CDS encoding pseudoazurin, with translation MPIRYAITLLTTLICTAARAEVHEVKMLNRGAGGAMVYEPDYLAIAPGDRVKFIATHPSHNAASLPVFLPAAAEPFKGRINEEIEVKFEVPGFYGIQCIPHLAMGMVMLIQVGDRPSREVQIPASLPARAKQRFEQIIEQANSAY, from the coding sequence ATGCCCATTCGCTACGCCATCACGCTTCTGACAACCCTGATCTGCACCGCGGCCCGGGCCGAGGTGCACGAGGTGAAGATGCTCAACCGCGGCGCCGGCGGTGCCATGGTCTACGAGCCCGATTACCTGGCCATCGCGCCAGGGGATAGGGTCAAGTTCATCGCCACCCACCCGAGTCATAACGCCGCGAGCCTGCCGGTTTTTTTGCCCGCGGCTGCCGAGCCGTTCAAGGGCAGAATCAACGAGGAAATCGAGGTGAAGTTCGAGGTGCCGGGCTTCTATGGCATCCAGTGCATCCCCCACCTGGCCATGGGCATGGTGATGCTGATTCAGGTTGGCGATCGCCCGAGCCGCGAAGTGCAGATTCCCGCATCGCTTCCGGCCCGGGCCAAGCAGCGTTTCGAGCAGATCATCGAACAGGCCAATTCGGCATACTGA
- a CDS encoding ABC transporter ATP-binding protein — protein MSTMLQCSDLGWSVKGRAIVAGVDLEVRQGETLGLIGPNGSGKSTLLKLLSGIRAPGSGQVQLDGKPLASLSRREVARQLAFVEQQADTSDAVTVRDAVELGRTPWLSALQPWSADDERVVMQALADVDMAHMHEHAWSTLSGGERQRVHIARALAQQPQVLLLDEPTNHLDIQHQLSILNLVRALPVTTLIALHDLNQALECDRLGVMEHGRLVALGEPDEVLTTERLRDTFGVRARYLTDPEDGARVLRFHPA, from the coding sequence ATGAGCACCATGTTGCAGTGCAGCGACCTGGGTTGGTCGGTAAAGGGCAGGGCGATCGTGGCGGGCGTCGACCTCGAGGTGCGCCAGGGCGAAACCCTGGGACTGATCGGGCCCAACGGTTCGGGCAAATCGACCCTCCTCAAGCTGCTCTCCGGCATTCGTGCACCGGGCAGTGGCCAGGTGCAGCTCGATGGCAAGCCGTTGGCGAGCCTGAGCCGCCGCGAGGTGGCCCGGCAACTGGCGTTCGTCGAGCAACAGGCCGATACCAGCGACGCCGTGACGGTGCGCGATGCCGTCGAACTGGGGCGCACGCCCTGGTTGTCGGCGCTGCAGCCGTGGTCGGCCGATGACGAGCGCGTTGTCATGCAGGCCCTGGCCGACGTGGACATGGCCCACATGCACGAGCATGCCTGGAGCACACTGTCCGGGGGTGAGCGCCAGCGGGTGCACATCGCCCGGGCGCTGGCCCAGCAACCCCAGGTGCTGCTGCTCGACGAGCCCACCAATCACCTGGATATCCAGCATCAGCTGTCGATCCTCAACCTGGTGCGGGCGCTGCCGGTCACCACCCTGATCGCCCTGCATGACCTCAACCAGGCCCTGGAATGCGATCGTCTCGGGGTCATGGAACACGGCCGCCTGGTGGCACTGGGCGAGCCCGACGAAGTACTTACCACCGAGCGCCTGCGCGACACCTTCGGGGTGCGCGCCCGCTACCTGACCGACCCGGAAGACGGCGCCCGGGTGCTGCGTTTTCATCCTGCCTGA
- a CDS encoding MFS transporter, whose protein sequence is MRPVLTTLSSLSPAARVLILNGLTFNFGFYMLMPYLAGHLSENLGLAGWAVGLVLGIRVFSQQGLFLLGGLLGDRIGYRRAILIGCAVRCVGFAVFGFSESLAVLLLAACLSGFAGALFTPCAQAYLADECQDTQLRKQAFALHNMASTAGMLLGPLAGLLFISVDFSVTGSVSAALFLVMTLVQWRFLPLKDLVSGEQPVTMLRQCLDMLRQWPFLRFALLAAAYPLLFHPLYLAVPAYSHAYGGGQEWITRVFVITALVGVLLQMPVSSLRQRWISEGQGMGAGLALMAASYGLLAEPLVTLLGAQLAVQLMAALFSLGSLLVLPLLSAHVPHYAKRGQLAAYYGFFAGVGGLVALLSNVLIGRFLPADQAPPQLLWWALMGIGMAAAFSLCWHMGSIKEQS, encoded by the coding sequence ATGCGCCCTGTCCTGACCACCCTGAGTTCGCTGTCTCCGGCAGCGCGTGTACTGATCCTCAACGGGCTGACGTTCAACTTCGGCTTCTACATGCTGATGCCGTACTTGGCAGGGCATCTCAGCGAGAACCTAGGCCTGGCCGGCTGGGCGGTGGGCCTGGTGCTCGGCATCCGCGTGTTCAGCCAGCAGGGGTTGTTCCTGCTCGGTGGCTTGCTGGGCGATCGCATCGGTTACCGGCGCGCCATTCTGATCGGCTGCGCGGTGCGTTGTGTCGGCTTCGCGGTGTTCGGCTTTTCCGAGAGCCTGGCGGTACTGCTGCTGGCCGCCTGCCTGAGCGGTTTCGCCGGCGCGTTGTTCACACCCTGCGCCCAAGCCTATCTGGCGGACGAATGCCAGGACACACAGCTGCGCAAGCAGGCGTTCGCCCTGCACAACATGGCCAGCACCGCCGGCATGCTGCTCGGGCCGCTGGCTGGCCTGCTGTTCATCAGCGTGGATTTTTCGGTGACCGGCAGCGTATCGGCGGCGCTTTTCCTGGTGATGACGCTGGTGCAGTGGCGCTTCCTGCCGCTCAAGGATCTGGTTTCGGGCGAACAACCGGTGACCATGCTGCGCCAATGTCTGGACATGCTCCGGCAGTGGCCGTTCCTGCGCTTCGCCTTGCTGGCTGCGGCCTATCCGCTGCTGTTTCACCCGTTGTACCTGGCGGTGCCGGCCTATAGCCACGCCTATGGCGGCGGCCAGGAGTGGATCACCCGGGTGTTCGTGATCACCGCCCTGGTCGGTGTGCTGCTGCAGATGCCGGTCAGCAGCCTGCGCCAGCGCTGGATCAGCGAAGGGCAGGGCATGGGCGCAGGCCTGGCGCTGATGGCAGCCAGCTACGGCCTGCTGGCCGAGCCGCTGGTCACCCTGCTGGGCGCGCAGCTGGCCGTGCAGCTGATGGCTGCCCTGTTCAGCCTCGGCAGCCTGCTGGTGCTGCCGCTGCTCTCGGCCCATGTGCCCCATTACGCCAAGCGCGGCCAACTGGCGGCCTATTACGGATTTTTTGCGGGGGTAGGCGGCTTGGTCGCGCTGCTCAGCAACGTGTTGATCGGCCGCTTCCTGCCGGCCGATCAGGCACCGCCACAACTGTTGTGGTGGGCATTGATGGGCATTGGCATGGCGGCGGCATTCAGCCTTTGCTGGCATATGGGTTCAATCAAGGAGCAATCGTGA
- a CDS encoding PLP-dependent aminotransferase family protein, whose amino-acid sequence MAFSERVSRLKSSLIREILAAAQRPEVMSFAGGLPAEEMLPRLDWSQMPASMGQYGMSEGEPALREAIAGEARLLGVPCEASQVLIVSGSQQTLDLASKLFIDPGTQVLLEAPTYLAALQAFQLFGADCVAVPQEADGPQLHALEAQLERQRPAFAYLIPTFQNPSAVRYSEAKRDAVAALLDRYRVTLIEDEPYRELVFDAGSATPIVSRLRKASWIYTGTVSKTLLPGLRVGYLIATPDLFPHLLRLKQSADLHTNRVGQWQALQWLGSEQYREHLAELRDFYRLRRDAMQAALVEHFSDLADWQIPQGGLFFWLKLKQPQDTRLLLDAALAQNVAFMPGEPFFIDPDREPGYLRLNFSHVAPQRLGEGLRRLAGVVRQGLAANAA is encoded by the coding sequence ATGGCCTTCTCCGAACGCGTCTCCCGCCTGAAAAGCTCCCTGATCCGGGAAATCCTCGCGGCCGCCCAGCGCCCGGAAGTGATGTCGTTCGCCGGTGGCCTGCCGGCCGAGGAGATGCTGCCCAGGCTCGACTGGTCGCAGATGCCCGCCAGCATGGGGCAGTACGGCATGAGCGAGGGCGAGCCGGCACTGCGCGAAGCCATCGCTGGCGAAGCCCGGCTGCTGGGTGTGCCCTGCGAGGCCAGCCAGGTGTTGATCGTCAGTGGCTCGCAGCAGACCCTGGACCTGGCCAGCAAGCTGTTCATCGACCCGGGTACCCAGGTGTTGCTCGAAGCGCCGACCTACCTGGCGGCGCTGCAGGCGTTCCAGCTGTTCGGCGCCGACTGCGTGGCCGTGCCCCAGGAGGCCGACGGCCCGCAGTTGCACGCCCTCGAAGCGCAGCTGGAACGCCAGCGCCCGGCCTTCGCCTACCTGATTCCGACGTTCCAGAACCCCAGCGCCGTGCGCTACAGCGAAGCCAAGCGCGATGCCGTGGCGGCCCTGCTGGACCGCTACCGGGTCACCCTGATCGAAGATGAGCCGTATCGCGAGCTGGTGTTCGATGCCGGCAGCGCCACGCCCATCGTCAGCCGCCTGCGCAAGGCCAGCTGGATCTACACCGGCACGGTTTCCAAGACCCTGTTGCCGGGGCTGCGTGTCGGCTACCTGATCGCCACGCCGGACCTGTTCCCCCATCTGCTGCGCCTCAAGCAGTCGGCAGACCTGCACACCAACCGGGTCGGCCAGTGGCAGGCCCTGCAGTGGCTGGGCAGCGAGCAGTACCGTGAGCACCTGGCCGAGCTGCGTGATTTCTATCGTCTGCGACGTGATGCGATGCAGGCGGCGCTCGTCGAACACTTCAGCGACCTGGCCGACTGGCAGATTCCCCAGGGAGGCCTGTTCTTCTGGCTGAAGCTCAAGCAGCCCCAGGATACGCGCCTGCTGCTCGATGCGGCGCTGGCGCAGAACGTGGCCTTCATGCCGGGCGAACCCTTCTTCATCGACCCGGATCGCGAGCCTGGTTACCTGCGGCTTAACTTCAGCCACGTGGCACCGCAGCGCCTGGGTGAGGGGCTG
- a CDS encoding MarR family winged helix-turn-helix transcriptional regulator: protein MIDLKNSADQQTAMAAFFFGYQAFTTKADEMLARRGLSRVHQRILFFIARHPGLSVSELLGYLGVSKQALSIPLRQLMEMHLSRSVTAEDDKRKRLLGLTVEGARLERALRREQVKLLRRAFDESGRQAVEGWLAVNKALCGTARPPE from the coding sequence ATGATTGACCTTAAAAATTCAGCCGATCAGCAAACTGCCATGGCCGCCTTCTTCTTCGGTTACCAGGCGTTCACCACCAAGGCCGATGAAATGCTCGCGCGCCGCGGCCTGTCGCGGGTGCATCAGCGCATCCTGTTCTTCATCGCGCGGCATCCGGGGCTGAGCGTCAGCGAACTGCTCGGTTATCTGGGGGTGAGCAAGCAGGCCCTGAGCATTCCCCTGCGCCAGCTGATGGAAATGCACCTGAGCCGGAGCGTCACCGCCGAGGACGACAAGCGCAAGCGCCTGCTCGGCCTGACCGTCGAAGGCGCCAGACTGGAGCGCGCCCTGCGCCGCGAGCAGGTCAAGCTGCTGCGGCGGGCGTTCGATGAGAGCGGCAGGCAAGCGGTCGAGGGCTGGCTGGCGGTCAACAAGGCGCTTTGCGGTACAGCTCGCCCACCGGAGTAG
- a CDS encoding LysE family translocator: MTPELLLAFVAFAFVTSITPGPNNMMLLASGVNFGVRRSVPHMLGISLGFMVLIICVGLGLGQLFERLPLLYTLLRYLGAAYLLYLAWKIAGSGAPDSTGGERGKPFTFLQAAAFQWVNPKAWVMAIGAIATYTPQENFLVNVLLIAALFAVVGGPCVGLWTVAGSLLRNWLRNATVLRVFNIGMAVLLVVSLYPILADIKGVL, from the coding sequence ATGACCCCGGAACTGCTGCTCGCCTTCGTCGCCTTCGCTTTCGTCACCTCGATCACGCCAGGCCCCAACAACATGATGCTGCTGGCCTCCGGCGTGAACTTCGGCGTGCGCCGCAGCGTGCCGCACATGCTCGGGATCAGCCTCGGTTTCATGGTGCTGATCATCTGCGTCGGGCTGGGTTTGGGGCAGCTGTTCGAGCGACTGCCGCTGCTGTACACGCTGCTGCGCTACCTGGGCGCCGCCTACCTGCTCTACCTGGCCTGGAAGATCGCCGGCTCCGGCGCGCCGGACAGCACCGGCGGCGAGCGCGGCAAGCCCTTTACCTTCCTGCAGGCCGCGGCGTTCCAGTGGGTCAATCCCAAGGCCTGGGTCATGGCCATCGGCGCCATCGCCACCTACACCCCGCAAGAGAATTTCCTGGTCAACGTGCTGCTGATCGCCGCCCTGTTCGCCGTCGTCGGCGGGCCCTGCGTCGGCTTGTGGACGGTGGCCGGCAGCCTGCTGCGCAACTGGCTGCGTAACGCCACGGTGCTGCGCGTCTTCAATATCGGCATGGCCGTGCTGCTGGTGGTCTCGCTGTACCCGATACTCGCCGACATCAAAGGAGTGCTGTAA
- a CDS encoding bile acid:sodium symporter family protein → MTASPLLSVFLPLALGIIMLGLGLSLTLADFARVVKYPKPVLIGLFCQLLLLPVACFFMVQAFGLAPALAVGMMLLAASPGGTSANLYSHLAHGDVALNITLTAVNSVVAVLTMPFIVNLSLAYFMEGDQAIALQFAKVVQVFVIVLGPVAIGMFLRSRFPGFALRMENPVKIISALFLLLIIVLALVKDWQTVLDYAPVVGAAALAFNLLSLAVGYFVPRLLNLSLRQAIAIGMEIGIHNGTLAIALALSPVLLNNSTMAIPAALYSIIMFFTAAAFGWWVNAAHGKQLRAEV, encoded by the coding sequence ATGACTGCAAGTCCCTTGCTGAGTGTGTTTCTTCCCCTGGCCCTGGGCATCATCATGCTCGGCCTGGGTTTGTCACTGACCCTGGCGGATTTCGCCCGGGTGGTGAAGTACCCCAAGCCGGTGCTGATCGGGCTGTTCTGCCAGTTGCTGCTGCTGCCGGTGGCCTGTTTCTTCATGGTTCAGGCATTTGGCCTGGCGCCCGCCCTGGCGGTCGGCATGATGCTGCTGGCCGCCTCGCCCGGCGGCACCTCGGCCAACCTGTACAGCCACCTGGCCCATGGCGACGTGGCGCTGAACATCACCCTGACCGCGGTGAACTCGGTGGTCGCGGTGCTGACCATGCCCTTTATCGTCAACCTGTCACTGGCCTACTTCATGGAAGGTGACCAGGCCATTGCGCTGCAATTCGCCAAGGTGGTGCAGGTGTTCGTCATCGTGCTGGGGCCGGTGGCCATCGGCATGTTCCTGCGCAGCCGCTTTCCCGGTTTCGCCCTGCGCATGGAAAACCCCGTGAAGATCATTTCCGCCCTGTTCCTGCTGCTGATCATCGTGCTGGCACTGGTCAAGGACTGGCAGACGGTGCTCGATTACGCGCCGGTGGTGGGCGCCGCGGCGCTGGCCTTCAACCTGCTGAGCCTGGCGGTGGGCTACTTCGTGCCGCGCCTGCTCAACCTGAGCCTGCGCCAAGCCATCGCCATCGGCATGGAGATTGGCATCCACAACGGTACCCTGGCCATTGCCCTGGCGCTCAGCCCGGTGCTGCTCAACAACAGCACCATGGCGATTCCCGCGGCGCTGTACAGCATCATCATGTTCTTCACCGCTGCGGCCTTCGGCTGGTGGGTGAATGCGGCCCATGGCAAGCAGTTGAGGGCCGAGGTCTGA
- a CDS encoding mechanosensitive ion channel family protein translates to MGQWNIWLDRDLWIAIGIVVAATAVIYTVLRTLVGIVHKRLLTWSKGQDGNWQHFVAVVVGRTNRTLLLAFSLLLALRLPELPGSWQAALSHTWFVALALQIALWVDTGVRLWSRSLVVGKHGGSGYNPVMTTIISIMVLIVIWSVMLLSILANLGVDITALVASLGVGGIAVALAVQTVLSDVFASLSIGVDKPFEIGDFVVFGEVAGSIEHIGLKTTRIRSLSGEQVVCANADLLRQIVHNYKRMDTRRIVFKFGISYDTPSDKVRQVSERVGEIIRATPKTKFDRAHFLGFDESQLTFEVVYIVQSSDYNQYMDIQQEINLQLLDALRELDVRFALPRRDLRLVGEHMPTLKVAGLPQQAEHEAEDQEQRLPRFS, encoded by the coding sequence ATGGGACAGTGGAACATCTGGTTAGATCGCGACCTGTGGATCGCCATCGGTATCGTGGTGGCGGCGACCGCAGTGATCTATACCGTGCTGCGCACCTTGGTCGGCATCGTTCACAAGCGGCTGCTCACCTGGTCCAAGGGTCAGGACGGCAACTGGCAACATTTCGTCGCGGTGGTGGTTGGGCGTACCAACCGCACCCTGCTCCTGGCGTTCTCACTGTTGCTGGCCCTGCGCCTCCCGGAACTGCCCGGCAGCTGGCAGGCCGCGCTGAGCCACACCTGGTTCGTCGCCCTGGCGCTGCAGATCGCCCTCTGGGTGGATACCGGGGTGCGCCTGTGGTCGCGCAGCCTGGTGGTCGGCAAGCACGGTGGCAGCGGCTACAACCCGGTGATGACCACCATCATCAGCATCATGGTGCTGATCGTCATCTGGTCGGTGATGCTGCTGTCGATCCTCGCCAACCTGGGCGTGGACATCACCGCCCTGGTGGCCAGCCTCGGGGTCGGTGGTATCGCCGTGGCGCTGGCGGTGCAGACGGTGCTGAGCGATGTGTTCGCCTCGCTGTCGATCGGCGTCGACAAACCCTTCGAGATCGGCGACTTCGTGGTGTTCGGCGAGGTGGCCGGCAGCATCGAGCATATCGGCTTGAAGACCACGCGGATCCGCAGCCTCAGCGGCGAGCAGGTGGTCTGCGCCAACGCCGACCTGCTGCGCCAGATCGTGCACAACTACAAGCGCATGGACACGCGACGCATCGTGTTCAAGTTCGGCATCAGCTACGACACGCCGAGCGACAAGGTGCGCCAGGTGTCGGAACGGGTCGGCGAGATCATCCGCGCCACGCCGAAAACCAAGTTCGACCGCGCGCACTTTCTGGGCTTCGACGAGAGCCAGCTGACCTTCGAGGTGGTCTATATCGTGCAAAGTTCGGACTACAACCAGTACATGGACATCCAGCAGGAGATCAACCTGCAGCTGCTCGATGCGCTACGTGAGCTGGATGTGCGCTTCGCCCTGCCGCGCCGCGATCTGCGCCTGGTCGGCGAGCACATGCCGACCCTCAAGGTGGCGGGCTTGCCGCAGCAGGCCGAGCACGAGGCGGAGGATCAGGAGCAGCGCCTGCCGCGCTTCAGCTAA